One genomic segment of Paraburkholderia hospita includes these proteins:
- a CDS encoding beta strand repeat-containing protein gives MNKPCSVPLRVAGTIVCAAATLLAGSYMSSLLANPTGAQVVSGTVSVNAPAAGQMNITQKTPKAIVNWNTFSIGANEGVTIAQPSAGAALLNRVMGNDPSVISGRLQANGKVFLVNPAGVIFAPGSSVNVGSMVASTLNISNADFLAGNYRFVGTSVAPVSNAGTLTAGTGGTIALLGGSVSNSGTVSARLGTVAIGAGNDITLDFAGDGLTTLKINQGAANALIGNTGTLAADGGMVMMSAQTADALAGTVINQQGIVRAQSVAERNGHIVLDGGTSGVATVGGTLDATGGAGLTGGRIDVTGYNLALVDGARVDASGATGGGTVRFGGGAAGQDPTIRNANALWMSPTASIHADALTNGNGGNVVAFSETASRIYGTLSARGGAQGGDGGLIETSGHYLDITRATIDASAPKGKGGTWKIDPDNIAIVAAASGTPATETPPSNGSPAIFTPAGTDSEVVNSLITDQLNQGVSVTITTVGSTPTNFSLGDINIQAPIIAATPASPTTIPTLTLTALGSIVDNGQTIMSTLGPLSIALNGNVGGTNAFSSVAISNTTVTTNGGSFTANAAGSSPVTINNSTVNTGGGALTLTGTTTLAEGTGVDITNSLLTGGAGTITLTGTPQGIGLSTGVSLFNSSLNTSTGGISIFGTTPGEVGTGVSIIGGFTPVGGTVAGPAVSSSGGAIAITGNATANGLVGLLVQGASVTNTTGAINLSGSVTGDAVPFVNGMQLFNANVGTSSGSIFMTGTVSSALTGSSGLDLHSTSVQSASGNIQLIGQSVGVPSGASVLGVFLENSPCECTPGPATSVTTGSGTLSIYGSGTGPFASGVQITDGTQIVSNNGGLIDIRGTVSGPAGGMSPNLQDDIGVLIADGAVMATGQTGSIQIAGSTNTADPGLAIGVPPSSGTSDPTISTAHPGSITLRASNDGSTSSLFISNSTLSSPGGTLSIMPATVDPNTFAIVAQNATPITLFGTGGLSIDAATFSAFSSIPNIVLGSTTQTGLITVNGVCASDSSVCVLTRPGLANNLTLSNPGSGSQGITLPFGLSTPGQTLALVSGGPVTDPGGIQAASLLLSGPGTFTLTDPQNDVGVLAMVNAGNVNFTNSHGFVIGPVVSQTFNSNTSQLTTLDGTNSTLTGNLIAQATTGNIGLGGPSTSLSAGGTIDLVMESGVFNAAGSGTIVADNGWRIWASTWVGETRGNVQPNTAQPNFYGCMFGAGCSWGGAVPTTGNHYVYLARPTVTVTADGKTRIAGAPNPVFTFTASGLINGDTAAGALTGTLTSPANQNSPPGKYPILSNLGSNVGYIVIEVPGTLTVTQLIDPVSQAGLQQFFSNQEQTFVYENNLQGTNICIGSNQPLFTTAPPGDTQDILAVEWKRVRSQPNLNSCMLLNGQHGCGDF, from the coding sequence ATGAACAAACCATGCAGTGTGCCGTTGCGGGTTGCCGGCACGATCGTTTGTGCGGCGGCTACGCTGCTTGCCGGGTCATACATGTCGTCGCTGCTTGCGAACCCGACGGGGGCGCAGGTGGTGTCAGGTACGGTGAGCGTCAATGCGCCCGCAGCCGGGCAGATGAATATCACGCAGAAAACGCCCAAGGCGATCGTCAACTGGAACACCTTCTCGATTGGTGCGAACGAAGGCGTGACGATTGCCCAGCCGTCGGCCGGGGCGGCGCTGCTCAACCGCGTGATGGGCAACGATCCCAGCGTGATCTCTGGGCGGCTGCAGGCCAACGGCAAAGTGTTTCTCGTCAACCCCGCTGGCGTGATCTTCGCTCCCGGTTCATCGGTGAATGTCGGCTCGATGGTCGCGTCGACGCTGAATATTTCGAACGCCGATTTTCTCGCTGGCAACTATCGCTTCGTCGGCACCTCCGTCGCGCCCGTCAGCAACGCCGGGACGCTGACGGCCGGGACGGGCGGCACGATTGCGCTGCTCGGCGGCAGCGTGAGCAATTCGGGTACGGTGAGCGCGCGCCTCGGTACGGTCGCAATAGGTGCGGGCAACGACATCACGCTGGACTTTGCGGGCGACGGGCTGACCACGCTGAAAATAAACCAGGGGGCGGCCAACGCGCTGATCGGCAACACCGGCACGCTCGCTGCCGATGGCGGGATGGTGATGATGAGCGCGCAGACGGCCGATGCGCTGGCGGGCACCGTGATCAACCAGCAGGGAATCGTACGTGCGCAAAGCGTCGCCGAGCGCAACGGGCACATCGTGCTCGATGGTGGCACGAGCGGTGTCGCGACTGTCGGCGGCACGCTCGATGCAACGGGTGGCGCGGGCCTGACGGGTGGCCGGATCGACGTGACAGGCTACAACCTTGCGCTCGTGGACGGCGCGCGCGTCGATGCGAGCGGTGCGACGGGCGGCGGCACTGTGCGCTTCGGCGGCGGTGCGGCCGGGCAGGACCCGACCATTCGTAACGCCAACGCCCTGTGGATGTCGCCAACCGCAAGCATTCATGCCGATGCGCTGACCAATGGAAATGGCGGAAATGTGGTCGCGTTCAGCGAAACGGCGAGCAGGATCTACGGCACGCTTTCTGCGAGGGGCGGGGCGCAGGGCGGCGACGGTGGCTTGATCGAAACATCAGGTCACTATCTCGATATCACCCGCGCGACCATCGACGCTTCGGCACCAAAGGGGAAAGGCGGGACGTGGAAGATCGATCCCGACAATATCGCCATCGTAGCGGCGGCATCGGGAACACCGGCGACGGAGACGCCGCCAAGCAATGGATCACCGGCCATTTTCACACCGGCGGGCACGGACAGCGAGGTGGTCAATTCCCTCATCACCGACCAGCTGAATCAGGGCGTCTCCGTGACGATCACGACGGTCGGCTCGACACCCACCAACTTTTCATTGGGCGACATCAACATTCAGGCGCCGATCATTGCGGCGACACCGGCAAGTCCGACCACCATCCCAACCCTGACGCTGACCGCGCTCGGTTCGATCGTCGACAACGGCCAAACCATCATGTCGACCTTGGGGCCGCTCAGTATCGCGCTCAATGGGAACGTGGGCGGAACGAATGCCTTCAGTTCCGTCGCGATCAGCAACACGACGGTGACGACCAATGGCGGCAGCTTCACAGCCAACGCGGCCGGATCAAGCCCGGTCACCATCAACAACTCGACGGTTAATACAGGCGGCGGCGCGCTCACGCTCACTGGCACGACGACGCTGGCGGAAGGCACTGGCGTCGATATCACTAACAGTTTGCTCACCGGCGGTGCCGGCACGATAACGCTAACGGGCACCCCCCAAGGCATCGGACTCAGCACCGGCGTCAGCCTCTTTAACAGTTCGCTCAATACCTCGACGGGCGGTATCAGCATTTTTGGCACCACGCCCGGCGAGGTAGGCACGGGCGTCAGCATCATCGGCGGCTTCACGCCCGTCGGCGGCACCGTTGCCGGCCCCGCCGTCAGCAGTTCAGGCGGCGCGATTGCGATTACGGGCAACGCAACCGCGAACGGATTGGTCGGGCTTCTCGTGCAAGGCGCGTCCGTGACGAACACGACGGGCGCGATCAACCTCTCCGGCAGTGTCACGGGCGACGCCGTGCCCTTCGTCAACGGCATGCAGTTGTTCAATGCCAATGTGGGCACGAGCAGCGGCAGTATTTTCATGACAGGCACGGTATCGTCGGCGCTCACCGGGAGCTCCGGGCTCGACCTCCACAGTACGTCGGTTCAGTCGGCAAGCGGCAATATCCAGTTGATCGGTCAAAGTGTCGGGGTTCCCTCCGGTGCTTCCGTGCTCGGCGTGTTTCTCGAAAACAGTCCGTGCGAATGCACGCCGGGCCCGGCCACGTCCGTCACGACGGGCAGCGGCACGTTGTCCATCTACGGCAGCGGCACGGGCCCATTCGCCAGCGGCGTGCAGATCACCGACGGAACGCAGATCGTCTCCAACAATGGCGGTCTGATCGATATCCGCGGCACCGTGAGCGGACCGGCGGGCGGCATGAGCCCGAACCTGCAGGACGACATTGGCGTGCTGATCGCCGATGGCGCCGTGATGGCAACGGGGCAAACGGGCTCGATCCAGATAGCCGGTTCGACCAACACGGCCGACCCTGGACTCGCGATCGGCGTGCCGCCGTCCTCCGGGACAAGCGACCCCACGATATCGACGGCGCACCCCGGTTCCATCACGCTGCGCGCGTCGAATGACGGCTCGACCAGCAGCCTGTTCATCAGCAACTCGACGTTGTCGTCGCCCGGCGGCACGTTGTCGATCATGCCCGCGACGGTCGATCCGAACACGTTCGCGATCGTCGCGCAGAACGCCACGCCGATCACGCTTTTTGGCACAGGCGGCCTGAGCATCGATGCGGCGACGTTCTCGGCGTTCTCTTCGATCCCGAACATCGTGCTGGGTTCGACCACCCAGACGGGACTCATCACGGTGAACGGCGTGTGCGCATCGGACAGCTCGGTCTGCGTGCTGACACGCCCGGGCCTCGCGAACAATCTGACGCTGTCCAATCCGGGATCGGGCAGCCAGGGCATCACGCTTCCGTTCGGCCTCTCGACGCCCGGCCAAACGCTCGCGCTCGTTTCCGGCGGTCCCGTCACCGACCCGGGCGGCATTCAGGCCGCGAGCCTGCTGCTTTCGGGTCCCGGCACCTTCACGCTGACCGATCCGCAAAACGACGTCGGCGTGCTGGCGATGGTCAACGCCGGTAACGTGAACTTTACGAACTCACACGGGTTCGTCATCGGCCCCGTGGTCAGCCAGACATTCAATTCCAACACGAGCCAGTTGACCACGCTCGATGGCACCAACTCAACGTTGACGGGCAACCTCATTGCTCAAGCCACGACGGGCAATATCGGGCTGGGCGGTCCGAGCACCAGCCTGAGCGCGGGCGGCACGATCGATCTGGTCATGGAAAGCGGTGTGTTCAACGCGGCGGGTTCCGGCACGATCGTCGCCGACAACGGCTGGCGGATCTGGGCGAGCACATGGGTGGGCGAGACGCGCGGCAACGTTCAGCCCAATACCGCGCAGCCCAATTTTTATGGTTGCATGTTCGGCGCCGGTTGCAGTTGGGGCGGGGCGGTGCCGACTACTGGCAATCATTACGTGTATCTCGCAAGACCGACCGTGACGGTGACCGCCGATGGCAAGACGCGTATTGCCGGTGCGCCCAATCCGGTGTTCACGTTTACCGCCAGCGGTCTGATCAACGGCGACACCGCCGCCGGCGCGCTGACGGGCACGCTAACGTCGCCCGCCAACCAGAACTCACCGCCTGGGAAGTATCCGATCCTTTCAAACCTCGGGTCGAACGTCGGCTATATCGTGATCGAGGTGCCGGGCACGCTGACGGTGACGCAGTTGATCGATCCTGTTTCGCAAGCCGGCTTGCAGCAGTTCTTCAGCAACCAGGAGCAAACCTTCGTCTACGAGAACAACCTGCAGGGCACCAACATCTGTATCGGTTCGAATCAGCCGCTCTTCACCACCGCGCCGCCGGGGGACACTCAGGACATCCTCGCTGTCGAATGGAAGCGCGTGCGATCGCAACCCAATCTGAACAGCTGCATGTTGCTGAACGGTCAACATGGATGCGGAGACTTCTAG